A window from Salvelinus fontinalis isolate EN_2023a chromosome 8, ASM2944872v1, whole genome shotgun sequence encodes these proteins:
- the fkbpl gene encoding FK506-binding protein-like, with protein sequence MKTSQSAATEGDNVTSWVSVCPRGLWEVCQRRKRGAEPADPSGDVYPGIGSLCRVRVQRQGEPTADPELSLKPDLPITVLSDAQVPPLQRSQGTMLQVPLGDWIILRLGEGQCDITEGCVEGMRAGEKCEVMLTPLTDGLRGGEEEQKRTGPDQSLSITVELQSFSPGHESWQLSAGEKWGWVMSHKQRGGDRFRAGDMWGAADSYSRAIKLLITLKRHTRGEGEEMTPIEEEDEETEKKDSLEAPTDRQYRSIKASLYSNLSLCQLNLGQWSRARGCASRSTLLEPQGLKAWYRLGQANLEAGELEEANRAFRKLQELQPDSPYALRGLREVGRRERETNSRLGQRLGKMFS encoded by the exons ATGAAGACCTCCCAGTCAGCGGCGACAGAAGGCGATAATGTCACTTCCTGGGTGTCTGTGTGCCCCAGGGGCTTGTGGGAGGTTTGTCAGAGGAGGAAACGAGGGGCGGAGCCAGCTGACCCCTCTGGAGACGTCTACCCCGGTATTGGCTCTCTGTGTCGGGTCAGAGTTCAACGCCAAGGAGAACCTACAGCTGACCCGGAGCTGTCACTCAAACCTGACCTGCCAATCACAGTCCTTTCAGATGCCCAGGTCCCACCCCTACAGCGCTCCCAGGGTACCATGCTGCAGGTCCCGCTTGGTGATTGGATCATTCTGAGGCTGGGGGAGGggcagtgtgacatcacagagggGTGTGTGGAGGGGATGAGGGCTGGAGAGAAGTGTGAG GTAATGCTGACCCCACTAACAGACGGACTccggggaggagaagaggagcagaAGAGAACAGGCCCTGACCAGTCCTTGAGTATAACAGTAGAGCTCCAGTCCTTCTCTCCTGGCCATGAGTCCTGGCAGCTGTCAGCTGGAGAGAAGTGGGGCTGGGTGATGTCACACAAGCAGAGGGGGGGGGACAGGTTCAGGGCGGGGGACATGTGGGGGGCGGCAGACAGCTACAGCCGAGCCATCAAACTCCTCATCACCCTAAAACGACACACacggggagaaggggaggagatgactccgatagaggaggaggatgaggagacggAGAAGAAAGATAGCCTAGAGGCCCCTACAGATCGTCAGTACCGTTCCATCAAGGCCTCTCTCTACTCCAACCTATCCCTATGTCAGCTGAACCTAGGCCAGTGGTCCCGGGCCAGGGGTTGTGCCTCCAG ATCCACCCTGCTGGAGCCCCAAGGCCTGAAGGCCTGGTACCGCCTTGGGCAGGCCAACCTGGAGGCAGGGGAGCTGGAGGAAGCCAACAGGGCCTTCAGGAAACTACAGGAGCTCCAGCCTGACTCTCCCTACGCCCTGAGAGGActgagagaggtggggaggagggagcgagagacgAATAGCAGACTGGGACAGAGACTCGGCAAGATGTTCAGctga